One Diospyros lotus cultivar Yz01 chromosome 1, ASM1463336v1, whole genome shotgun sequence genomic window carries:
- the LOC127795519 gene encoding cysteine-rich receptor-like protein kinase 44 isoform X4: MDSLWRQLIVLLLSFFMLLTLINPTTAQNNFIYACLESGTYQNNSIYQNNLDTLLSSLAPNLNKYGFNTTSVAQTSNDTIDAIVLCRGDVEPDICRSCVNDSSVKIKQICPNYKAAMGGYDQCMLRYRSPYNITADLQRPSVYAYNDKHNFTSPDRYNEVLRELLRRLRSQAAQGGSDLKFATGSQQGPDNQNIYGMAQCTPDLTEKQCNDCVDEAIDELPVCCNNRIGGRVLKVICNIQYETNFRFYNETESSSTSGDDNNKTRTLTIVLLAVAFLIIVLIACIYIFRRKKKQGKRKQKFKDFYETADEISAVESLQYDFATISTATDDFSEDNKLGQGGFGAVYWGRLQNGQEIAVKRLSKNSQQGDMEFKNEVLLVAKLQHRNLVRLLGFCLDEEERLLIYEYLPNLSLDHFIFDPMKREELDWDKRYKIIEGTARGLLYLHEDSRLRIIHRDLKASNILLDSEMHPKIADFGMARIFTMDETQGDTSRIVGTYGYMAPEYAMHGHFSIKSDVFSYGVLVLEIICGQKNNHFLNGNTIEDLLSFAWTNWRAGTTRSLIDPTLSATSNSIQDMVKCIHLGLLCVQQDVAERPTMASIVLMLNDVSVNLPQPLEPAFFVRHDFDPARTESSSQSNNASLNTVSITELGPR, encoded by the exons ATGGATTCCTTGTGGAGACAGCTGATCGtcctccttctctctttctttatgCTATTAACCCTAATCAATCCCACCACTGCTCAGAACAACTTCATCTATGCCTGCTTAGAGAGTGGAACCTACCAAAATAACAGTATTTACCAGAACAACCTCGACACTCTCCTTTCATCTCTCGCCCCCAACCTCAACAAGTACGGCTTCAACACCACCTCCGTCGCCCAAACCTCCAACGACACAATCGATGCCATCGTGCTCTGCCGAGGCGACGTCGAGCCCGACATCTGCCGGAGCTGCGTCAACGACTCCTCCGTCAAGATCAAACAGATCTGTCCAAACTACAAGGCCGCCATGGGGGGCTACGACCAGTGCATGCTGAGATACCGCTCGCCCTACAATATTACCGCGGACCTGCAGAGGCCCAGCGTGTACGCGTATAACGATAAGCACAACTTCACGAGTCCGGATCGGTACAACGAGGTACTGAGGGAGTTGCTCCGGCGGCTGCGGAGCCAGGCGGCTCAGGGCGGCTCCGACCTCAAGTTCGCCACCGGCAGCCAGCAGGGCCCGGACAATCAGAACATATACGGGATGGCGCAGTGCACGCCGGATTTGACGGAAAAACAGTGTAACGATTGTGTGGATGAGGCCATCGATGAACTGCCGGTGTGTTGCAATAATCGGATTGGAGGGAGAGTTCTTAAGGTTATCTGCAATATTCAGTATGAGACCAATTTCCGGTTCTATAATGAGACTGAATCATCATCAACATCAG GAGATGATAACAATAAAACTCGGACATTGACAATCGTTCTTCTGGCTGTTGCTTTCCTCATAATAGTCCTAATTGCTTGCATCTACATCttcagaagaaagaaaaaacagggGAAACGAAAGCAGAAATTTAAGGACT TTTATGAGACTGCGGATGAGATTAGCGCTGTTGAATCCTTGCAATATGACTTCGCTACAATTAGCACCGCAACAGATGACTTTTCTGAGGATAATAAGCTGGGACAAGGTGGATTTGGTGCTGTTTACtgg GGTCGACTTCAGAATGGACAAGAAATAGCTGTGAAGAGATTGTCTAAAAATTCTCAACAAGGAGACATGGAGTTTAAGAATGAGGTATTGTTGGTGGCCAAGCTTCAACATAGAAATTTGGTTAGGCTTTTGGGTTTTTGTCTCGACGAAGAAGAAAGGCTCCTCATCTATGAGTATTTGCCCAACTTAAgccttgatcatttcatatttg ATCCCATGAAGCGGGAAGAGTTGGATTGGGATAAACGTTACAAAATCATAGAAGGCACTGCAAGGGGACTTCTATATCTTCATGAAGATTCACGACTTCGAATTATTCATCGCGATCTTAAAgcaagtaatattttattagacTCAGAAATGCACCCCAAAATTGCTGATTTTGGCATGGCAAGGATCTTCACCATGGATGAAACACAAGGAGATACAAGTCGAATTGTGGGGACATA TGGATATATGGCTCCAGAATATGCAATGCACGGGCACTTTTCGATTAAGTCAGATGTCTTTAGTTATGGTGTCCTAGTTTTGGAAATCATTTGTGGTCAGAAGAACAACCATTTTCTCAATGGCAATACAATAGAAGACCTTCTGAGCTTT GCTTGGACGAATTGGCGAGCAGGAACAACAAGAAGCTTGATCGATCCCACATTGAGTGCTACTTCGAATTCAATTCAAGACATGGTAAAATGCATCCACTTGGGGTTGCTTTGCGTTCAGCAAGATGTTGCAGAAAGACCAACCATGGCTTCTATTGTTCTCATGCTTAACGATGTCTCTGTTAACCTGCCACAGCCTTTAGAACCGGCCTTCTTTGTGCGTCATGATTTTGATCCTGCAAGGACAGAGTCCAGTAGTCAATCGAATAACGCATCATTGAACACAGTTTCCATTACTGAGTTAGGTCCGCGATAG